Proteins co-encoded in one Candidatus Omnitrophota bacterium genomic window:
- a CDS encoding type II secretion system protein encodes MRGKTGPVSLNSGFTYIELLVTIAIISVCFFPLLRLFSTSVVSVAGSSDLATALDLAREEMEKMKNLNYSEAQLAAVGNVFYPPAEKPPLTLNKQDWRVERIIIPGSDPLEVHVRVFKTDNMKKPVARLVTLIEDLQ; translated from the coding sequence ATGAGAGGGAAAACCGGTCCGGTTTCTCTTAATAGCGGGTTTACTTATATTGAATTGCTTGTTACCATTGCCATTATATCGGTTTGTTTTTTTCCGTTACTAAGGTTATTTTCAACCAGTGTGGTTTCTGTCGCCGGAAGCAGTGATCTAGCCACGGCTCTTGACTTGGCACGGGAGGAAATGGAGAAAATGAAAAACCTTAATTACAGCGAGGCGCAGCTGGCAGCTGTAGGAAACGTTTTTTACCCGCCTGCCGAAAAACCTCCTTTGACCTTAAACAAGCAGGACTGGAGGGTGGAGAGGATTATTATTCCGGGCTCCGACCCTTTAGAAGTGCATGTGCGGGTATTTAAAACTGATAATATGAAGAAACCTGTCGCCCGGCTGGTTACCTTGATTGAAGATTTACAGTAA